One segment of Trachemys scripta elegans isolate TJP31775 chromosome 1, CAS_Tse_1.0, whole genome shotgun sequence DNA contains the following:
- the LOC117873275 gene encoding olfactory receptor 52E8-like, whose product MSDSNKTDFTNPSTFILLGIPGLEAAHVWISIPFFTMYAIAVLGNFTILFIVKMETSLHVPMYYFLCMLAIIDLGLSTSTLPKMLSIFWFNSREINFSACLTQMYFIHCVSVMDSGILVAMALDRYMAICDPLRYSTILTNPVVAKIGLALVLRGALLILPYPFLARQWPYCRTNIIPHTYCEHMAVVQLACTDIRISSYYGLFVIFLLTGLDVFSIAVSYTQILRAIFSLPTKDARLKTFGTCGSHLCVILASYIPGLFSFLTHRFGHKVPLHFHILMANMYLLVPPMLNPIIYGVRTKQIRDRLLRFFAHKGT is encoded by the coding sequence atgtcagattccaacaaAACTGatttcaccaacccctccaccttcatcctgctgggcattcctggcctggaggcggcccatgtctggatctccatccccttcttcaCCATGTACGCCATAGCCgtcttggggaacttcaccatcctcTTCATTGTGAAGATGGAGACGAGCCTCCATgtgcccatgtactatttcctctgcatgctggccatcATTGACCTGGGCCTGTCAACGTCTACCctgcccaaaatgctgagcattttctggttcaattccagggagatcaatttcagtgcctgcctcacccagatgtacttcattcactgTGTCTCAGTGATGGACTCTGGGATCTTAGTGGCCATGGCTTTGGATCGCTACATGGCTATCTGTGATCCCCTGAGAtattccaccatcctgacaaacccTGTGGTGGCCAAGATCGGCCTGGCTTTGGTGCTGCGTGGGGCCTTGCTTATACTGCCCTATCCCTTCCTGGCCAGacagtggccatattgcagaaccaacatcatcccccacaCGTACTGTGAGCACATGGCCGTGGTTCAACTTGCTTGTACCGACATCCGCATCAGTAGTTACTATGGCCTCTTTGTGATATTCTTGTTGACTGGTCTTGATGTGTTTTCTATTGCTGTATCCTATACCCAGATTctcagggccatcttcagcctccccacaaaagacgcccggctcaagacttttgggacctgcgGCTCCCACCTCTGTGTCATCTTAGCCTCTTACATCCCaggtctcttctccttcctcacacACCGGTTTGGTCACAAAGTGCCCCTGCACTTCCACATTCTCATGGCCAACATGTACCTCCTGGTGCCCCCCatgctaaaccccatcatctacggggtgaggaccaaacagatccgggacaggctgctcAGGTTCTTTGCTCATAAAGGGACCTAA
- the LOC117873268 gene encoding olfactory receptor 52M1-like, producing MSDSNTTDFTNPSTFILLGIPGLEAAHLWISIPFFTMYAIAILGNFTILFIVKMEPSLHGPMYYFLCMLAVSDLVLCTTILPKTLSIFWFNSKEINFSACLTQMYFIHCFLLMDSGILVAMALDRYVAICNPLRHSTTLTNSVVAKVGLAVVLRSGMLVLPYLLLAKRWPYCRTNIIPHTHCEHMAVVKLACADTRVSSYYGLFVIFCVIILDVFFIAVSYTQILRAIFGLPTKDARLKTFGTCGSHLCAILAFYIPGLFSSLMYRFDHNVPLHFHVLMANMYLLVPPMLNPIIYGVKTKQIRDRLLQLFTHKGI from the coding sequence atgtcagattccaacacaaccgacttcaccaacccctccaccttcatcctgctgggcattcctggcctggaggcagcccacctctggatctccatccccttcttcaCCATGTACGCcatagccatcttggggaacttcaccatccttTTCATTGTGAAGATGGAGCCGAGTCTCCATGgtcccatgtactatttcctctgcatgctggctgtcagcGACCTCGTCCTGTGCACAACCATCCTCCCCAAAACattgagcatcttctggttcaattccaagGAGATcaatttcagtgcctgcctcactcagatgtacttcattcactgcttctTACTGATGGACTCTGGCATCTTGGTGGCCATGGCTTTGGATCGCTATGTAGCCATCTGcaatcccctgagacattccactACCTTGACAAACTCTGTAGTGGCCAAGGTCGGTCTGGCTGTGGTGCTGCGCAGCGGCATGCTTGTTCTGCCCTATCTCCTCCTAGCGAAGcggtggccatattgcagaactaACATCATTCCTCACACGCACTGTGAGCACATGgctgtggtgaagctggcctgtgCCGACACCCGTGTCAGTAGTTACTATGGCCTCTTTGTGATATTCTGTGTGATCATTCTGGATGTATTTTTTATTGCCGTGTCCTAtacccagatcctcagggccatcttcgGCCTCCCCACTAAGGACGCCCGActcaagacttttgggacctgtggctcccacctctgtgccatcttagccttttacatcccaggtctcttctcctccctcatgtACCGGTTTGACCACAATGTGCCCCTGCATTTCCACGTTCTCATGGCCAATATGTACCTCCTGGTGCCCCCCATGCTAAACCCTATTATCTACGGGGTGAAGACAAAGCAGATCCGGGACAGGCTTCTCCAGCTCTTTACTCATAAAGGGATCTAA